The Mycolicibacterium mageritense genome contains a region encoding:
- the fbaA gene encoding class II fructose-bisphosphate aldolase, which yields MPIATPEIYSEMIDRAKTGGFAFPAVNVTSSQTLNAALRGFAEAESDGIIQVSTGGAAYWSGASTKDMVTGSLGFVAFAREVAKNYGVNIALHTDHCPKDKLDGFVLPLLAASEAEVKVGRDPLFNSHMWDGSAEPLQENLRIARELLERTAAAKIILEVEIGTVGGEEDGVENAINDKLYTTVEDALATIDALGSGENGRYITALTFGNVHGVYKPGGVKLRPEILKDIQEQVGAKIGKTNPFDLVFHGGSGSSDQEIADAVSYGTIKMNIDTDTQYAYTRPVAAHMFTNYDGVLKVDGEVGNKKTYDPRVWGALAEAGLAARVVEATQQLGSAGKTF from the coding sequence ATGCCCATTGCCACCCCGGAGATCTACTCCGAGATGATCGACCGTGCAAAGACAGGCGGATTCGCGTTCCCGGCCGTGAACGTCACGTCCTCCCAGACGCTGAACGCGGCCCTGCGCGGCTTCGCCGAGGCGGAGTCCGACGGCATCATCCAGGTGTCCACCGGTGGCGCCGCCTACTGGTCCGGTGCCTCCACCAAGGACATGGTCACCGGTTCACTGGGCTTCGTCGCCTTCGCGCGGGAGGTCGCCAAGAACTACGGCGTCAACATCGCCCTGCACACGGACCACTGCCCGAAGGACAAGCTGGACGGGTTCGTACTGCCACTGCTCGCCGCGTCGGAGGCGGAGGTCAAGGTCGGCCGTGATCCGCTGTTCAACTCGCACATGTGGGACGGCTCCGCCGAGCCCCTGCAGGAAAACCTGCGGATCGCCCGTGAGCTGCTGGAGCGCACCGCGGCCGCCAAGATCATCCTCGAGGTCGAGATCGGCACCGTCGGCGGCGAGGAAGACGGTGTCGAGAACGCAATCAACGACAAGCTCTACACAACGGTCGAGGATGCCCTGGCCACGATCGACGCACTCGGCTCGGGCGAAAACGGGCGGTACATCACGGCTCTCACCTTCGGCAACGTGCACGGCGTGTACAAGCCGGGCGGGGTCAAGCTGCGTCCGGAGATCCTGAAGGACATCCAGGAGCAGGTGGGTGCCAAGATCGGCAAGACCAACCCGTTCGACCTCGTATTCCATGGCGGCTCGGGTTCCAGCGATCAGGAGATCGCGGACGCCGTCTCCTACGGCACCATCAAGATGAACATCGACACCGACACCCAGTACGCGTACACGCGTCCTGTGGCGGCCCACATGTTCACGAACTACGACGGGGTGCTGAAGGTCGACGGCGAGGTGGGCAACAAGAAGACCTACGATCCGCGGGTCTGGGGTGCCTTGGCCGAAGCCGGGCTCGCGGCCCGCGTCGTCGAGGCCACTCAGCAGCTCGGCTCGGCCGGAAAGACGTTCTGA
- a CDS encoding APC family permease, whose amino-acid sequence MSGGNNGAGTEALTLNKVLGPIHIWGLGVGIVLVGEFMGWNFTVEKGGLYGSLIACWFVGLLYTCVVMINSEVASAIPAAGGQYAQAKHSVGPLMAFNVGLYLTMAYTMLEAANANVLGDLLTTMSGLLGNKQHLSAYPFAVLAILLLALLNYRGVLATLSVNFIITGFAFLTIIALFIGVSGWNIDAGTQFSALAGSADAGLPYGWIGVIAAFQFGMWFYLGIEGTAQAAEECRSPSRSIPLGSLAGIMTLIIAASLTWYLCSALLPWQYLGTSITPLFDAAQLAHSGVLVWLLFLGTLAATLASANGCITDSSRSWFAMSRDRYLPEWFGAVHPRYRTPFRSILFLVPVAIAFAILPLLLDKPTLLSTVITFSILSGLLTYAFMVVNMLRFRKLWPIGSIKRAYTLPMHPIPSIALAVVAAIVFFATYLGYGSTLMSILVFYLLASVWFVLRRFKYVDRNAEFTAPLPRPRGY is encoded by the coding sequence ATGAGCGGTGGCAACAACGGCGCCGGCACCGAGGCGCTGACTCTGAACAAGGTGCTCGGCCCGATTCACATTTGGGGGTTGGGTGTCGGCATCGTGCTGGTCGGCGAATTCATGGGGTGGAACTTCACCGTGGAGAAGGGCGGCCTCTACGGTTCGCTGATCGCGTGTTGGTTTGTCGGCCTGCTCTACACCTGTGTGGTGATGATCAACTCCGAGGTGGCCTCGGCGATCCCGGCAGCGGGCGGTCAATACGCTCAGGCCAAGCACTCAGTGGGACCGCTGATGGCGTTCAACGTCGGCCTGTATCTGACCATGGCGTACACGATGTTGGAGGCCGCCAACGCCAACGTGCTGGGCGATCTGCTGACCACGATGTCGGGATTGCTGGGCAACAAGCAGCATCTCTCCGCCTATCCGTTCGCGGTGCTGGCGATTCTGCTTCTCGCCCTTTTGAATTACCGCGGCGTGCTGGCAACGTTGTCGGTCAACTTCATCATCACCGGCTTCGCCTTCTTGACGATCATCGCGCTGTTCATCGGAGTTTCCGGCTGGAACATCGATGCCGGTACCCAGTTCAGTGCGCTCGCCGGATCCGCTGATGCCGGGCTTCCCTACGGCTGGATCGGCGTAATCGCCGCGTTCCAGTTCGGCATGTGGTTCTACCTCGGCATCGAGGGCACCGCCCAGGCGGCGGAGGAGTGCCGTTCGCCGAGCCGGTCCATCCCGCTCGGCAGCCTGGCCGGCATCATGACGCTGATCATCGCGGCCAGCCTGACCTGGTACCTGTGTTCGGCGCTGTTGCCGTGGCAGTACTTGGGGACGTCGATCACGCCGTTGTTCGACGCGGCCCAACTCGCCCATTCGGGTGTGCTCGTCTGGCTGTTGTTCCTCGGCACGTTGGCGGCGACGCTCGCGTCGGCGAACGGTTGCATCACCGACTCCTCCCGGTCATGGTTCGCCATGAGCCGCGACCGGTACCTCCCGGAGTGGTTCGGGGCCGTGCACCCGCGCTACCGGACGCCGTTCCGCTCGATCCTGTTCCTGGTGCCGGTGGCGATCGCCTTCGCGATCCTTCCGTTGCTGCTCGACAAGCCGACGCTGCTGTCGACCGTGATCACCTTCTCGATCCTGTCGGGGCTGCTGACCTACGCATTCATGGTCGTCAACATGCTGAGGTTCCGGAAGCTGTGGCCGATCGGCTCCATCAAGCGGGCGTACACCCTGCCGATGCATCCCATTCCCTCGATTGCACTGGCAGTGGTCGCGGCGATCGTGTTCTTCGCGACCTACCTGGGCTACGGCAGCACATTGATGTCAATCCTGGTGTTCTACTTGCTCGCCTCGGTGTGGTTCGTTCTTCGGCGGTTCAAGTACGTCGACCGGAACGCCGAGTTCACTGCGCCGTTGCCACGCCCTCGAGGTTACTGA
- a CDS encoding P-loop NTPase family protein — MTSTTAGPVRQTKGGQFIDAATLIALLFITLFVTTFVFAQEDEAPPPAETTSVAQPVISPAEQQQFDLMKAQGMVDDETVAALTTANAPSDNKYTIEWVPLLGMIALAVAYLAFVYFMSFREYHEVIAARFGSRFSPDEES; from the coding sequence ATGACGAGCACGACAGCCGGCCCGGTGCGCCAGACCAAGGGCGGACAGTTCATCGACGCCGCGACCTTGATCGCACTGCTGTTCATCACGCTGTTCGTCACGACGTTCGTGTTCGCGCAGGAGGACGAGGCACCGCCCCCTGCGGAGACCACGTCGGTCGCACAGCCCGTCATCAGCCCTGCTGAGCAACAACAGTTCGATCTCATGAAGGCCCAAGGCATGGTCGACGACGAGACTGTCGCGGCACTGACGACGGCCAATGCACCGAGCGACAACAAGTACACGATCGAATGGGTGCCGCTGCTCGGGATGATCGCGTTGGCCGTGGCGTACCTGGCGTTCGTTTATTTCATGTCTTTTCGCGAGTACCACGAGGTCATCGCAGCCAGATTTGGATCGAGATTCTCACCGGATGAGGAATCATGA